Part of the Aquicella lusitana genome is shown below.
GGGTCTCATCATCGTGGGTATTGTGCTTTGGGGCACATGGGGATTATTACGCGATTCGGTCAGCCTCATCCTGGATGCGATCCCCCACTATATAGATTACGCAGGTGTTAAAGACTATCTCAATCATTTGCCGGGTGTAAAAGCCGTACATGATTTTCATATCTGGGGATTAAGCACCAAAGAAGTCGCGCTCACTGCACATCTTGTGATGCCCGAAAAACCATTAACTGATGCCGATTATAAAAAAATAAACCATGAGTTGCATGACAAATTCCGGGTCAATCACGTTACGCTACAAGTTGAATCCGGCAGTGATGATGATCCCTGTCTTCGCCGTGAAAAATGTTGAAACATAGCATTTTTTACTTTGATTTTATTGCAGCCAGTGCCTTTTTTGCAGCTTCGTGACCTTTGCTGGCAGCTTTCTCATACCACACTCTGGCTTCATTAGCATCAGGCGCAACACCCCAGCCATTTTCATAGAGGCGAGCCAAATCATACATTGCCTCCGGCACATAATGCGGCGAGCCTGCTGCCCGACTCAGCCACTGAAATGCGCTTTCATAATGCTGGCTAACGCCTATCCCCTGCAAATAATGGCGGCCAACTTCATAGGTGGCTTTGGCATTTCCCTTACCTGCGGCTTCACGCATTAACAGAAAAGCCATATCATTGTCCTGCGCAACGCCATAACCGTGTTCATACAATATGCCTTGCAAATAAATAGCATGATGATCCTGACGCGCGGCATGCTTTAAATAAAGCTGCAGCTGTTCCTGTTCTTCCACTGAGATTGCTTGGGCACGAAAATGCTCAAGCAGGCGATGGACTGATGCTTCATCCCCTGCCGCCGCTTGCTTGATAAGTTGCGCAAAATCTTCAATCATATGGATAGCTATTTTATTATCCTTTTATACACGCAAGGGGCCTTAAAAACGCAACACGCCGAGCCAGGCCACCTTTTTCAGTCGCTTCAGCAACCTCATCAACATCTTTATAAGCACCAGGCGCTTCTTCTGCCACGCCACGCATCGTTTTTGAGCGTATATAAATTTTCTGCCGCTCGAGTTCATCGATAAGCTGCCTGCCATGCCATTGTTTTAGCGCCTGATGGCGACTCATTTTTCGACCAGCACCATGACTTGCGGAAGAAAAAGCCTGATTTTGTTCCACGGGATTGCCCGCCAACAAATAAGAGCCTGTGCCCATGCTGCCGCCAATAAATACAGGTTGACCTGTTTGTTTATACCGTTCGGGCAATAACATATGTCCAGGCGGTAATGCCCGGGTGGCACCCTTACGGTGTACGAACAATTCACGCTCCTTATTATCGACGCGATGCTTTTCCTGTTTGCACGTATTATGCGAAACATCATACAACGTTTCGATGTGAATATCGGGAATGATGGATGACATGGCTTCTCGGGTCAGATGCGTGATAATTTGCCGGTTAGCGAGCGCACAATTAATCCCCGCACGCATTGCGCCAATGTATCGTTGGCCTTCTTCAGAAAGAATGGGGGCACACGCCAATTCGCGATCGGGTAAATGAATACCCAACCGACCGGCTGCCTTGGCCAATGCCACAAGATAATCGGATCCAATCTGATGTCCCAATCCTCTTGAACCGCAATGAATGGCAATAATGATTTGTCCTTCACTGATGCCAAATGCTCGTGCTGCCTCTGCATCATAAATTTTTTCGACGACTTCTACTTCCAAGTAATGATTGCCTGAACCCAGCGTTCCCATCTCGCCGAGCTGGCGTTTTTTTGCCTGATCAGAAACATTGTCAGGTTCTGCGTCTGCCATACAGCCTTTTTCTTCAACATAATTGAGATCTTCACGCACACCGTAACCTTTACGTAACGCCCACTCTGCACCCCCAGTCATTACCTTGTTAATTTCCGTCATAGAGAGACGAATTTCTCCTTCGGAACCCACACCCGCAGGAACAGTATTAAATAATGCATCGACAATTTGCAGTAAATGTCCAGACACATCGTTGATGAAAACATTGGTGCGCAAACAACGCACGCCGCAGGAAATATCAAATCCTACACCGCCCGCTGAAATAATACCGCCTTCATCCGGATCAAATGCCGCCACTCCCCCAATAGGAAAGCCGTAACCCCAGTGCGCATCCGGCATGGTCATCGCCGCACCCACAAGGCCCGGCAGTTTTGTCACATTGACAATTTGTTCGCGTACCTTCTCATCCATTTCCTCAATTAAGGCTTTATTCCCATATAAAATAACCGGCTTTGGAGTAGAGGTAATGGTCCAGCGATAAGGATCAAGCGGTTTAATATCGGTCATATCCATATAGTTTTAGTCACCTCTTTAGACATCTACTACACATCTTGCTTCCCATTGATGGTCTCTTTTTTTTACCGATAACATGGTTAGCGTGGCACCTTTCACCTCAATACCGCGTTCTATATTTTCATTCCATTTTTCGCCCGACGCCGTGCCTTGCCAGTATTTGCCTTCCTGCTTTAAGTGAAAATCACTCAAGATAAGATTGTGCTCCTGTGCTCTTGCGATCAACTGATTCAGCCATGTTACAAAAGCCAGTTCAAGATCTTCTTCTTCAAATTCAAATGTGATGGTTTGCTGCGAATGGATCTGAGACAAATTCGCCATCAGCGAGAACATCGACTTTGCTGCATTGACAAAACAGGCTTCAACCGTTTCACCACGGCCGATAATACCGATATCCGCATCATGCTCAAAATAATTTTCTTCGTCTGTCATTCCTATCGCCTAGAGCGCAACAGCTTTGGGCTTAACCAGGCGTTCAAAATCATGATAGCCAAGCTGGATCAGTTCGGAATGTGATCCGGCATTAAACAGAATATGATCTTGTTGGCTTAACTGGCTAGAAACATACACCGGCATGTCATATAGATTTCCAAACGGCGGCATTGCACCTACTTCACACCCCGGAAACTTATCTTTAAATTCCGATTCGGAAGCAAGCTCCGCTGTCGAGCCTAAGTCCTCGCGCAGTTTAGCAAAATTAACCTGGTCATTTGCCGGGATGACCACCATGGCAAACTGGCCATCTACTTTAACAATCACGGTCTTAGCAAGTTGTTTGCCTGAAACATGGGCTGCCGCGGCGATTTCCTGAGACGTAAAAGCGGGCGAATGGCCGAGCGTAATATATTTAACATGGTGACTATCAAGGAATTCTTTAAGCTTTTTAACAGGCATGGCGATCTCCTTTTCATTACTCATCTTAACATTAGTATTATAGCCCCGTTAGCCAGCAGAAGGATCATTGCCTTTTAACCACACTTGTTGTAAATTGCAGCTCGCGTAACAAATGAACAATTCGCAATGGAATATAAATTAAACAAACACTTACATGCCGAGCGCTGGCTGTTTCTTTTTATCTCAATTCACCTGATAGGCTGGACGCTTGTCCCTGCCCTGGTTCGTTATAATCTCCCGCTCGACGCCATTGAGGGAACAACCTGGGGCCACCAGCTGCAATGGGGCTATGATAAAAATCCGTTTCTGAATGGCTGGTTAACCGCGCTTGCGGGTTTTCTGGGCGGTCCTTCCGGATGGATGATTTATCTTTTCAGTCAAATTTCTGTTGTCGTCTGTTTTTGGGCGATATGGCGGGTAGCAAAAAACATGTTGCATCCCGCTTATGCACTTATTTCCGTCATGCTGCTGGAAGGGGCACAGTACTATAACTTCCACGCCATCGATTTCAATGACAATACACTGGAGTTGGGATTATGGGGACTGTCTATTTATTTTTTTTATAAAGCCTTGCGGTCTTCAAATCATTATCGAGCCTGGTTTCTCACTGGTCTCTTGGCTGGCCTTGCCTTTATGGCAAAATACTATACCGCTGTTCTGCTGGCTAGCATGACGTTGTTTCTCTTTTTACGCGCTGAAAATCGCAAACAGTTAATCACGCCAGCGCCTTATGTGGGTCTGGTTACCTTTTTAATTGTTATTTTGCCGCATCTTGTATGGTTATTCTTTCATGACTTCATTACTGTCACCTATGTTTTTCAACGTACCAGCAGCCCGCCCTCATGGACAAATCATTTCTTTTTTCCTCTGCAATTTACCTGGCAACAAGGTCAGGTGCTTTTGCCTGTTCTTGCCCTTTTCGCATTATTGCTGATGGGTAAAAAGCCCATTCTGGCGCAAGAAAAAACTGAACTGACTTCGTTTGATAAGGCTTTTTTATTTTATATTGGCCTGGGCCCTTTTTTATTGACCATTTTACTCGCTTTACTCTTCGGCATTCGATTACGTGCAGGCTGGGGTATGCCTTTATGGTCGCTTGGGGGAGTTATCCTCGTAGCAATGCTTCAACCCCACCTCACCAAAAGCAAATTCTACCGTTTTATTGCTGCTATTTTTATCATGATTGGCGCCATGCTGAGTGCATACAGTCTTTCATTGATTGATTCTCCCGATCCCTCCAGCGCCAATTTTCCAGGACGTGAAATCGCAGAGACCGTTACCAACGCATGGCGTGAAAAATATCACACTCCGCTTGCTTATGTAGGCGGATCGCGATGGGTGGGTGGAAATATCGGTTTTTATTCTTCAGACCATCCTGCTGTATTTATCGAATGGAACAAGAAACGCGCGCCATGGATCAACATAGCGGACATGAAAAAACAGGGGGCAGTATTTGTGTGGGAAATTTCAGCTGGCGAGACACTCCAAGACAGTGTGCGCAAGCAATTTCCACAATTGTTAGAAAACCAGATAATGACTTTTTCCTGGCTGCGAAATCGCTACGACTTGTCTCCCATCAAGATTGGCGTTGCCATTTTACCGCCTGCCGAATCACGCTGATATAGCCTAAAATTTCTCCTAAAACTAATGGGTCGTTAAAACACCGCGCGAATCGCCTGCAAAGCCGTATCAATATCCTCTTGGGAAGTGAATCGACCAAATGAAAAACGCACTGAGCTTTTTGCCTGGTCTTCGCTTAGTTCCATTGCGCGTAAAACATATGAGCCTTCGGTGCCCTTGCCCTGGCAAGCTGACGCCGTCGATACGGCAATGTCAGGCAGCTTCGCCAGAATCGCATCAGCAAGCATACCTTCGAAGCGAAGACTTAAAATATGCGGGACAGTGTGATTGACGTCCCCATTAATTCTAAGGTTCGTAATGTACTGCAAGCCGGATAAAAAATGATCACGCAAGCTTTTAATCGCCAATGTATCCCGTTGCATTTCCTGCGCTGCAAGATGAAATGCTTCCCCCATTCCTGCAATCTGGTGTGTGGCGAGTGTACCGGAGCGCATGCCCTGTTCCTGACCGCCGCCATGAATCAAAGGAAGAACACGCACACGCGGCTTTTTACGTAAATAGAGCGCGCCCACGCCTTTGGGACCATATACCTTGTGAGCGCTGAGCGATAATAAATCAATGGGCGTTTTACTCAGGTCAATGCTGATTTTTCCTGCGCTTTGTGCAGCGTCAACATGAAAAAGAATTCCCCGCTGAGAAGTGATACGGGCAATAGCGTCCACATCCTGTATGACGCCTGTTTCATTGTTCACATGCATGATGGAAACCAACACAGTATCATCACGCAGCGCTGCTGCGAATTCGTCAAGATCGAGCAGACCCTTTGGCGTGGGTTTCAGGTAAGTGACTTGATAACCTTCCTTCTCCAGGTGCTGACAAGGATCAAGCACCGCTTTGTGTTCCGTTTTCATGGTAACAATATGCTTGCCTCTGCGCTGATACAAATAAGCTGCGCCTTTTAAGGCAAGATTGTTTGCTTCGGTTGCGCCTGACGTCCAGATAATTTCTTCGGGTGCCGCATTGAGTAAAGCAGCCACTTTTGCTCGTGCGCCTTCAACCACTTCTCTGGCAGCTTGGCCGAATGCATGTTGTGATGCCGGATTGCCAAACAAACCATCCAGGGTCAAACAGGCTTGCATACATTCCGCAGCACGGGGATCAAGCGGCGTTGTCGCCGCATAATCTAGGTAAACAGGTTTTAAAAGCATTATCAGAATTTGAATGTATTCGTTGGTTTTGAAATTTCCACTTTTTCTGCATTCATTTTTTCTAATTCACTCGCTAATTTATCCGGCGTTATTTCCCATGGTGTTCTAAATCTTGGTCGAGAAAAAATGCCGCCGCCTATTTCGACAAAATGTTTCACTAACGAAGTGCAATTATAAATTTCTGGCAGAGAACGATCGATCTTACTGATTTTTTTGCTTAACTGTTTATTTACCGACCCTGAAAAAGGGTTCTCGGCAATGATGCCTACCGAATGAGGACTGAGATTGCGAGTCCAGGCGTACAGGCTGATATTTGGAAATAATTGATAGCAAACCTTGTGCTGTTTGACGCCTTCCTTGATTTTTTGCGCTTCTTTCTGCATTGCATCGACATCCAAATCTTTTAATTTATAAACGAAATCAGGCGCCTGTTTGTAAATGATATCTTGAGCAAGGACTTCAAATTGCGCACTTGTCTGATGTCTTACTGACTGTGCTTCCTGATCTTCAGTTAATTTATTCGCGAAAACAGATTTCAATGGAAAAATCTTTGTGGGACCGATGGAAGGCAGCCATTTCGGCCAGATACTCATATAATTGCCTGGATCATTTTCCGTGTACTTTGGCTGATCTCCGCCTATTTGAATGGCTGCATGGCCCACTGAATCGACTTGCATTTTCCAGATAAAGACCCAAACGATTTTATCTTTCGCTTCAGTCTGCTGCTGGGAAGAGGAGTTTGTTTGCTGACCGGATGAAACTTGGCTACTAAAGAAAGCTGGAAAGAAAGCGGGAAAGGTCGATCTGCGATTCAACATTGTCTGTCCTCCTGTACTCTTCTCATTAACGTAGTACATCTATTCATACAAGCTATAGCTGATCGACCGCTATAACACAAGTTTTTTTAACCCAACACAGGTTTTCGATTGTGATGAGGGTGAGTTCCTGATTTGTGTTCCGCCTTCAGTGCTTCTTCAATGAGCGCTTCTTTTTCTGTTTCATTTATCTTTTTGGCCCCAATGTATTCTAATGACAAGTGTTGCCCTATCGGTGAATTGCCCCAGGGCAGCAAATTGGGAAACCCTTCTTTTGGATAACCACCCGCTTCCAACAATCGGCGAATAACTGACGTACAGTTATCTTTTTTTACTGCGGGAACTTTTGGATGATCATGATCCAGCGGTATTTCACTGATCGGTTCATGCGCAAAAGGTGAAACACTAGGATGATAGTGATTGGCATAAGCAATCAGATTATGAATACGTGGCACATTGGGGAAAAACTGGTACCCATGCTTATGGTCTTTCACATCTTCGTGCATCTGATCATGAAGCTTTTTCATTTCGTCATAATGAAGATGAGGTACAACCGTTACCATATCCGGCTTTCTTCCCTCATTTTCAATATCTTCATGCATGCCACAGGAAAAATGGCCGCCTAATGACAGAAATTTAAATGGTAGAAAATTTACATATTTTGTTGCCGGCTCTGCAGGGTAAAAGCTAATATAAAAAGGTTGATCATTCTGGCCGCCCTTGATAAGCACAGCCTGGTGGCCTATTTGCTGACGTTCTTTATCAGGCAGCCAGGTATAAACAACTGCCAAACCCTTTTTGTCCTGGTCTTGTTTTGTATCATCATTCGCAGAACTTACTGTGTGTTTCTTTGCCAGGTGCGAAGGTGCAAATAAAGTCAAATAGGTAGTCATGGAAGAACCGAACAATACCTTGGAATACTTTAAAAATAACTCTCTGGATTTCATGGATTCATAGCCCTTGAATATTCTAATTAGAATGGAATGGCTGAAAATATAACTCATTTACGTTAAGGAAGTATTAAATAGCTGATTATTGGAAATATTTTATTTTATTAATCAATTAGATACTGATAAACCGCTTTCACTGAAAAGCGTTCACAAGACTGTCATCCTTCGCTCAGGATGGCAGCTTATTGAGCATTTGTAAAAATGGCCAACGTCCAGCAGAGAGTCTAATTTATTTCATATAATCATAAACAACGCGGCCATACGGCAAAATGAGGTCGCTCACCACATGGACAGCGGAGATAACTTTTCGCACGGGCAGCTCGGAAACCGGAGCCAGCGCATGCGCAAACAAGCTGATTTCTGCAGGCCCCGACCAGGCGCCCTTGATTTTAAGATCTTCATAAACATATTCAACCAGCTCACAGATCCGGGGCTTGCCATTTACATGCGGAATAATTTTGAGCAGATAGCCGGGTGACATAAATGCTTTAAAAATTTTCTTCTTATCGAGCTCCTGATGTTTGTAACCCATTGTAGCTGTTGCAATCCGGCATCCCTCATAATCGAGTGTGCCCAATAAGGTTTCTTTCACCACCTGCAGATTGGGATCCGCGAGCTTCTTGGGAAATCCCCATATCTCCCTACCGCCAGCGATGGGCGAATCATCGTTCAGATACATGGCATGGGTATAATTGCCCACTTTGTTTTTGAACTTCACGGGAATCACTTGACCAGATTCCACATAACTGCCAAAGCCGGTTGAATCCGGCATTAAAATAAATTCAAATTTGACAACCGGCTCCGTCACTTGAAGCGGTTCGGGAACGACTTCCTTAAGAACATCCATATCCGTTTCATAAGTGACAATGAAAAATTCCCGGTTGATAAAGCGATAGGGGC
Proteins encoded:
- a CDS encoding tetratricopeptide repeat protein produces the protein MIEDFAQLIKQAAAGDEASVHRLLEHFRAQAISVEEQEQLQLYLKHAARQDHHAIYLQGILYEHGYGVAQDNDMAFLLMREAAGKGNAKATYEVGRHYLQGIGVSQHYESAFQWLSRAAGSPHYVPEAMYDLARLYENGWGVAPDANEARVWYEKAASKGHEAAKKALAAIKSK
- a CDS encoding RtcB family protein; this translates as MDMTDIKPLDPYRWTITSTPKPVILYGNKALIEEMDEKVREQIVNVTKLPGLVGAAMTMPDAHWGYGFPIGGVAAFDPDEGGIISAGGVGFDISCGVRCLRTNVFINDVSGHLLQIVDALFNTVPAGVGSEGEIRLSMTEINKVMTGGAEWALRKGYGVREDLNYVEEKGCMADAEPDNVSDQAKKRQLGEMGTLGSGNHYLEVEVVEKIYDAEAARAFGISEGQIIIAIHCGSRGLGHQIGSDYLVALAKAAGRLGIHLPDRELACAPILSEEGQRYIGAMRAGINCALANRQIITHLTREAMSSIIPDIHIETLYDVSHNTCKQEKHRVDNKERELFVHRKGATRALPPGHMLLPERYKQTGQPVFIGGSMGTGSYLLAGNPVEQNQAFSSASHGAGRKMSRHQALKQWHGRQLIDELERQKIYIRSKTMRGVAEEAPGAYKDVDEVAEATEKGGLARRVAFLRPLACIKG
- a CDS encoding archease; translated protein: MTDEENYFEHDADIGIIGRGETVEACFVNAAKSMFSLMANLSQIHSQQTITFEFEEEDLELAFVTWLNQLIARAQEHNLILSDFHLKQEGKYWQGTASGEKWNENIERGIEVKGATLTMLSVKKRDHQWEARCVVDV
- a CDS encoding aminoacyl-tRNA deacylase encodes the protein MPVKKLKEFLDSHHVKYITLGHSPAFTSQEIAAAAHVSGKQLAKTVIVKVDGQFAMVVIPANDQVNFAKLREDLGSTAELASESEFKDKFPGCEVGAMPPFGNLYDMPVYVSSQLSQQDHILFNAGSHSELIQLGYHDFERLVKPKAVAL
- a CDS encoding glycosyltransferase family 39 protein, which encodes MEYKLNKHLHAERWLFLFISIHLIGWTLVPALVRYNLPLDAIEGTTWGHQLQWGYDKNPFLNGWLTALAGFLGGPSGWMIYLFSQISVVVCFWAIWRVAKNMLHPAYALISVMLLEGAQYYNFHAIDFNDNTLELGLWGLSIYFFYKALRSSNHYRAWFLTGLLAGLAFMAKYYTAVLLASMTLFLFLRAENRKQLITPAPYVGLVTFLIVILPHLVWLFFHDFITVTYVFQRTSSPPSWTNHFFFPLQFTWQQGQVLLPVLALFALLLMGKKPILAQEKTELTSFDKAFLFYIGLGPFLLTILLALLFGIRLRAGWGMPLWSLGGVILVAMLQPHLTKSKFYRFIAAIFIMIGAMLSAYSLSLIDSPDPSSANFPGREIAETVTNAWREKYHTPLAYVGGSRWVGGNIGFYSSDHPAVFIEWNKKRAPWINIADMKKQGAVFVWEISAGETLQDSVRKQFPQLLENQIMTFSWLRNRYDLSPIKIGVAILPPAESR
- a CDS encoding aminotransferase class V-fold PLP-dependent enzyme, whose amino-acid sequence is MLLKPVYLDYAATTPLDPRAAECMQACLTLDGLFGNPASQHAFGQAAREVVEGARAKVAALLNAAPEEIIWTSGATEANNLALKGAAYLYQRRGKHIVTMKTEHKAVLDPCQHLEKEGYQVTYLKPTPKGLLDLDEFAAALRDDTVLVSIMHVNNETGVIQDVDAIARITSQRGILFHVDAAQSAGKISIDLSKTPIDLLSLSAHKVYGPKGVGALYLRKKPRVRVLPLIHGGGQEQGMRSGTLATHQIAGMGEAFHLAAQEMQRDTLAIKSLRDHFLSGLQYITNLRINGDVNHTVPHILSLRFEGMLADAILAKLPDIAVSTASACQGKGTEGSYVLRAMELSEDQAKSSVRFSFGRFTSQEDIDTALQAIRAVF
- a CDS encoding acetoacetate decarboxylase, encoding MKKDQVLKNAFAMPLYRPSYPRGPYRFINREFFIVTYETDMDVLKEVVPEPLQVTEPVVKFEFILMPDSTGFGSYVESGQVIPVKFKNKVGNYTHAMYLNDDSPIAGGREIWGFPKKLADPNLQVVKETLLGTLDYEGCRIATATMGYKHQELDKKKIFKAFMSPGYLLKIIPHVNGKPRICELVEYVYEDLKIKGAWSGPAEISLFAHALAPVSELPVRKVISAVHVVSDLILPYGRVVYDYMK